The genomic window TGGCCTAGTTGTCCATTTTTCATCACGTGAAAAATATAACTAATATGTCCGTTCGTTAAGTGAAACTGTTGCTTGTCTTCATTTATGTGAATTTGCATTGGTATCCTCCTAAGGAACAAGCCAAGCTCCTATAAGCCTGGCTCGTTAATGTTATACTCTACGAATGACAAACGAAAACGCTAGTTTTTGATTTGCCTGTATCAAATACTCATCATGTACAGGTGCACCCCAGCTATCATCACCGCCCACACCCATCTGTCTTCCAGCTACCGTGATGACAGTATGGTGAACGTTTGGCAGCTCATAATGATGATATGCATTTTCTAACTCGAGCGCTGTATAAGGAGTGATTGTACATTCTAGCGGCTCATGAGCGGCAGCGATTTGCAATCCGTGTCCCTTTTCGTTCGTCACATTAACACGTCTTACCCCAGTTCTGTTACCAGACTCTTGTGGAATAGAATAAGGTGTCACATTGTCTACTACTTTATTTTTAAAAATACCAAGTCTTGCACCAGAACAACGATCAATGTAATTCTCTTCTGGTCCCATTGCATACCATTCTAACGTATCATAGTCCGCTGGTACTTTGAACGACACCGCAAACGTTGGCATTTGTGGGAGGTTTTCAGCCCCTTCGTACTCGGCATTCACACCGATACTACCATCACCGTAGACGGAGTATGTTATTCTCACTTCTACTTCGGCACTAACTGCTAGCTTGTACGTAAATGTTACATCTACACTAGTCTCACCTTCTTGCACATCAAATCCAACACAATGCCTAGCAAAACTAGCAGCGAACCACATATTAGATCGGAATGGCTGTCCGTTCCCACGATCGTTGTCTGTTGTTGCTCGCCAGAATAAAGGCGCAGGTGGGAAAGAAATCATTTCGCGTCCCGCATACTTTATAGATACAAGACTTCCCATTTGCTTTGAGAACATAACCGTGAAGTCGTCACCGTGCACACCTAGATTAATATCACCATGCACCACTCTAAATGGTTTGTTAGAGACTTGCACATCGGCTCCGGCCACTTTAAAAATCAATTGACCAAATGCCACTTCATGGCCAGCATCTGCCCATAACGTGGCTTCTTTTAGTTTAAAAGATGTATGAATACAATACTCACCAGGCTGCACGGTTAAGCCATCCGGCCACGTTAGCTCTACTTGTTTAGTTGTTAAAGGTTCAACTACTACATCTAACTTGCCGCGATATATTTCTTCGCCTTCATGTAGCATCGTATATTCTAAATAATAGTCTGATGTATCAATAAATAGGTTATCATTTGTAATCGCCACACTAGCTTCGTCAGGATTCAGCTTTATATTTTGATATAAAAACTTAACCTCCTGCATTTTCGGTGTTAGCTTACGATTTCCTAAAATAAGACCATTCACACAGAAGTTATAATCTGTCGGGCGATCACCATAATCACCACCATACGCTAAAAACTCTTTTCCATAGCGGTCTTTTTTTATAAGAGACTGATCAATATAGTCCCATATGAAACCACCTTGGTACATTGGATATTTTTTCTCTAAATCAGTATATTTGTACATACCACCAACTGAGTTACCCATCGCGTGCATATATTCGCAGCTTATATACGGCTTATCCGGATTATCATTCAAATATGCCTCTATATCAGCTGGCTTTGCATACATCCGACTTTCCATGTCACTCGTTTCACTATATGCACG from Bacillus sp. HMF5848 includes these protein-coding regions:
- a CDS encoding glycoside hydrolase family 2 TIM barrel-domain containing protein, which translates into the protein MTNTQPSLNWLADPAVFAVNRLPAHSDHVYYETMEEAKRRSPMKLRHSLNGDWKFNYSINPSSRPEDFYKLSFDSNSWGDITVPGHMQLQGYGNPHYVNTMYPWDGHNDIRPPEIPTDFNPVGSYVKTFTLPSQMVSKRVCISFQGVETAFFVWLNGEFVGYSEDSFTPADFDLTSYLLDGENKLAVEVYQRSTGSWLEDQDFWRFSGIFRDVYLYTVPDIHVFDADIRAELDATFTKGTLNADMTFLKGVPEKAKVVGELYDRAGQLVASSNGELKNKSGQLLIHIDNPELWSAEQPYLYTLYLQIFNESGDLVEVVPHRIGFRRFELINKVMHINGKRIIFKGVNRHEFNCYHGRTVSKEDMIWDIKTMKQHNMNAVRTSHYPNHSLWYELCDEYGLYVIDEMNLETHGSWQKMGVVEPSWNIPGSNSEWEDIVMDRAISMYERDKNHPSIIIWSVGNESYVGDVLLHVARYFRQVDSGRLVHYEGVFYDRAYSETSDMESRMYAKPADIEAYLNDNPDKPYISCEYMHAMGNSVGGMYKYTDLEKKYPMYQGGFIWDYIDQSLIKKDRYGKEFLAYGGDYGDRPTDYNFCVNGLILGNRKLTPKMQEVKFLYQNIKLNPDEASVAITNDNLFIDTSDYYLEYTMLHEGEEIYRGKLDVVVEPLTTKQVELTWPDGLTVQPGEYCIHTSFKLKEATLWADAGHEVAFGQLIFKVAGADVQVSNKPFRVVHGDINLGVHGDDFTVMFSKQMGSLVSIKYAGREMISFPPAPLFWRATTDNDRGNGQPFRSNMWFAASFARHCVGFDVQEGETSVDVTFTYKLAVSAEVEVRITYSVYGDGSIGVNAEYEGAENLPQMPTFAVSFKVPADYDTLEWYAMGPEENYIDRCSGARLGIFKNKVVDNVTPYSIPQESGNRTGVRRVNVTNEKGHGLQIAAAHEPLECTITPYTALELENAYHHYELPNVHHTVITVAGRQMGVGGDDSWGAPVHDEYLIQANQKLAFSFVIRRV